One genomic segment of Mytilus trossulus isolate FHL-02 chromosome 4, PNRI_Mtr1.1.1.hap1, whole genome shotgun sequence includes these proteins:
- the LOC134716622 gene encoding toll-like receptor 1, giving the protein MLWISRMCHLFVVKKRAFRLPSLTELIFSHNRLHFKSEIFQHLPSLKKLDLTNNFLSKIPVTINRLFYRLSNLTTLNLQGSRIKILPEGLFQKMPFLKILNLKDNRIVAWSRNVFENLTSLRHLYLDGNHIRIINESSFPSQLLRALLKFDISHNEFWCTCAQRWFVDYLRSSNISIIQNDWPDFYQCVYPEEKKGLLLVDYKPTNAECSKWSHVFTIVIVTVSSVFIVTVVLMLIINCNSNIRNLVYLLRVNAWKRKGYVMFSSSEDCEYDAFVIYCDSDRQWVHYDLLNRLEEIGLKVCVHQRDFDIGESIIDNIAKYVGKSWKIIVVMSNNFTKSEWCQWEVDFVQERRRRHGKEALILIMHSQIDSSHMTTIIRSLLDTTPHLKYQKRLGEDLFWSAIMKAVKKTIEASSCIRSVES; this is encoded by the coding sequence atgctttgGATAAGTAGAATGTGTcatttgtttgttgttaaaaaaagggCATTTAGATTACCCTCTTTGACAGAACTAATATTCAGTCATAATAGACTCCATTTCAAGAGTGAAATTTTCCAACATCTACCGAGTCTGAAAAAAttagatttaacaaataattttttatcaaaaattccTGTGACAATTAATAGACTCTTTTATCGATTGTCAAATTTGACAACACTGAATTTACAAGGATCCCGCATTAAGATATTGCCGGAAGGATTATTTCAAAAGATGccatttttaaaaatcctaAATCTGAAAGATAATAGAATTGTAGCCTGGAGTCGGAATGTATTCGAAAATCTTACATCATTGAGACATCTGTATTTGGATGGAAACCACATACGAATAATTAATGAATCGTCCTTTCCTAGCCAGCTATTACGGGCGTTGTTGAAATTTGACATATCGCATAATGAGTTCTGGTGTACATGTGCTCAGAGATGGTTTGTTGATTATTTGCGATCTTCGAACATTTCTATAATACAAAATGATTGGCCTGATTTCTATCAGTGTGTTTACCCAGAGGAGAAGAAAGGTCTTCTTCTCGTAGATTATAAACCGACAAACGCCGAATGCTCAAAATGGAGTCATGTTTTTACGATAGTCATTGTTACTGTTTCGTCAGTTTTTATTGTAACTGTAGTGTTGATGCTGATTATTAACTGTAATTCAAACATTCGGAATCTTGTGTATCTTCTTCGTGTCAACGCATGGAAGAGAAAAGGCTACGTCATGTTTAGTTCTTCCGAAGACTGTGAATACGATGCTTTTGTCATATACTGTGATTCCGATCGACAATGGGTCCATTACGATCTTCTTAATCGCCTAGAAGAAATTGGTTTGAAAGTTTGCGTACACCAACGAGATTTTGATATTGGAGAATCCATCATAGACAACATTGCTAAGTATGTCGGCAAAAGTTGGAAAATTATTGTTGTTATGTCGAATAACTTTACAAAAAGTGAATGGTGTCAATGGGAAGTAGACTTTGTACAAGAAAGAAGACGACGTCATGGGAAAGAGGCACTTATTCTTATAATGCACAGTCAAATAGATTCAAGTCACATGACAACTATTATCAGGTCTTTACTTGACACAACACCACATCTGAAATATCAAAAGAGATTAGGCGAAGATCTGTTTTGGTCTGCTATCATGAAAGCTGTCAAAAAAACCATTGAAGCATCCTCCTGTATCCGTTCTGTAGAATCATAA